The Brumimicrobium sp. genomic interval GGAATTGCAAATGCTATCATTGGTTTTTGTTTATTTTTTATTGGACTAGAATTCCTAAAGGGTGCCGTTCCTACGTTAGGGCCTGATTCTGCATTGATTCATTTCTTTATTAATTTTAAAGATATCCCGTTTATTAGCACCTTGTTGTTTGTTTTATTAGGTACCTTATTGACCGTAATTATTCAAGCCTCTTCTGCTGCTTTGGCGTTAACTATGACTCTAGTCGCTGGAGGGATTATGCCTTTTGAGGTGGCAGCAGCCATTTGTTTGGGAGAAAATGTAGGCACAACAATTACTGCTCAATTAGCTGCAACCGTGGCTAATGTACATGCTAAAAGAGCTGCTTGGATTCACACCCTATTCAATCTGATTGGAGTAGTATGGGTGATTCTGCTATTCCCATATTTCTTAGAAGGAATCAAGTTATTAATGATTTATTTTGGGCAAGGAGACCCTTTTGAAAATCCAAAGGAATATGCCAATACAGGGATTGCTATTTTCCATACGGCATTTAATATTTGCAATGTATTATTATTAATATGGTTTGCTCCACAATTAGTTAAATTGTCTGAATTTATCGTAAAATCTAAGGGCGGAGCAGATGAGGAATTTCACTTGGATTATATTGGTACCGGATATATGTCATCCCCTGATTTATCGTTATTAGAGGCTAAAAAAGAAATTGCAAAGTTTGGCGAATTGACTAGTAGAATGTCACTCTTTGCAAGAAGTATGTTGCTTGAAAAGGTAAAAAAGAAACAACGTAAGATTGCCGAACGAATCTCAAAATATGAAGATATTACGGATAGAGTTGAAGTAGAAATTGCAAATTACTTGAATAAATTAACGGAAAGTGGATTAAGTAATGAAACAGCTTCCCGTATTCGTGGTATGAATAGTATTGCAAATAACCTTGAACGTATTGGTGACATCTTCTATCAAATTTCTAAAGCGATTGAAAGGAAAGAAGAAGAAAAAATCGAATTCACTAAAAAGCAACGTCATAACCTAATTGAGATGTTTGATTTGGTAGATGAAGCATTTCGAATTATGTGTGAAAACCTAAATAAACACTCCGCAGATGTACATATTGAGGAGGCTATGCTGGCCGAACGAAATATTAATCATAAGCGTGATCAATTACGTCGTGAATACTTAAGAACGGTATCAGAAGATAAAGATGCTCATTTACAAGGAGGAATTATTTATAATTCAATTTTCTCATCCCTAGAAAGAGTAGGAGATCACATCATCAATGTTTCTGAAGGAATTGTTGGGAAAGTGTAAACACTGTTTTTTCTATTTTTTAATATATCTTTATCTTATCGAAAGAATTCTATGATATACAGATTACTGCAAATTATCATCAATATAGGTATTCATCTCTATTACAGAGAAATACGTATAAACAATGCAAAGAATCTGGAACTTATTACGAAGAAACCTACTATTATTATAGCCAATCACCCTAATACGATTATGGATGCTTTTGTGATTGGAACAATTTGTAAAAGTCCTGTGTATTTTATGACGAAAGCCACAGTTTTTACTTCTCCTTTAAAATTGCGCCTCCTCAAATCGATTAAAATGATTCCGATAAATCGGAATTTTGAGAAGTCAACCAAGGGTGTAGATAATCGAAATTCACTATCAGCCTGTTTTCAATTACTCAAAGAAGGTAAAACCTTAGGGATATTTCCGGAAGGAACTTCTTTCCAAGAACGTGTATTACGGCCTTTACAAACAGGAACTGCAAAAATAGCATTGGAGACTGAACAACAGAATGATTGGAAATTAGGTTTACAGGTTATTACTATTGGAACCTATTATGCGCAGCCCGAAAAATTCAGGAGTGATATATTGATAAATATTGATGAGCCAATTCATATTGGAGATTTTCAAGCAAAATTTGAAGAAGACAAGAAAGCAACTGTTAATGAGCTAACGGAGATATTTAGAAAACGTTTAGAAAACGTTTTGGTTACGACAGAAACTAAAGAAGATGAGCGATTAATTGAAGAAATATTTCAAATTCTAAATACTCGATATATTTCCTCTGAAATAAAAGGAATACAGAAGGAAATGAACGAGATGAAAGATATCAAAGAATCATTTTATCTCATCAAAGAATCATTCCCAGAAAGAATAAACGAAATAAGAAGAAGTGTTCACACACTTAATGTGAGATTAGGGAAATTAAAAATTGCACCTGATTTCTTGGATAGAAAATTTAGAACACTTTTATTCTTACGGCAAATACTTTTTTCTTCGCTTTTCCTTTTATTCATGACTCCAATCGCTCTCTTTGGATTAATCCATAATTTCTTTCAGTATTGGTTGACTGATAAGATTGTTCTGAGAATATCAAAGGATATTGAATATTATTCATCGCTTGCTATAGTTATAAGTGCTATTCTCTATCCAATTGTTTATACTAGTTTTATACTCATTATAAGTATATGGCTTCCATTGCATTGGTGGGGTACATTAATCTATATTATATTAATGCCAACTACGGGTTTATTTGCATTCTGGTATTTTAAATATCTTCAACATATTCGATATAAAATACATTTTTTATTGCTTAAAATAGGGAAGAACAGAGCCTTGCAGGAACTATTGGATGAAAAAGCCAAGATTAGAAGTTTACTAAATCTTGATTAATAATCAAATCAATTCCGTATTTTTATAGAGTTGTTTTAAATATATCTTTGCATAAAAAAATATCAAAAATGAATAAATATCTTTTTATACTCTTATTAGTTTGGATGGGTGGAAGTTGTACATCTCATTCTGAAGATAGAGCTACTAAAAAAGAAGTTCGGAATTCAGCCATGCAACAAGCCGAAAACCAGTCGTTGATATACGAAGGAGAGAATGGTGAATACAGAGAATGGTATCCAGGACGTAAGCAATTAAAGATAGAAGGCCGTACGAATGATAACGGAGATAGAGTAGGTATTTGGAAATCCTATTTTGAAAATGGCTCAGAACAATCTGTTGTAGTATATGAAAATGGATTGAAAGAAGGAATTTATATCGTACGTTTTCCAAATAATCTAATCCGCTATCGTGGGGAATATCTCCATGATGAACCCATAGGTATTTGGAAATTTTATGATGAAGAAGGAAATTTAATTGAAGAAAAAGATTATTCAAAGGAATAATGTCGGCAAGGATACCTCCACATATCGTAGATGAAATTATGAATACCGCCCGTATTGAGGAGGTAATTGGAGAGTATGTACAATTAAAGAAGTCGGGTTCGAATTATAAAGGATTAAGTCCTTTTACAGATGAAAAAACGCCTTCTTTCATGGTGAGTCCTGCCAAGCAGATTTTCAAATGTTTTTCAACAGGGAAAGGGGGTACTGTTGTTTCTTTTTTAATGGAAATTGAGCAATTTAGTTATCCCGAAGCTCTCAGATGGCTTGCAGATAAATACAATATCCAACTGCCTGAAGAGAAGCCGTTATCAGAAGAAGAATTGCAAGAATTAACTGAAAGGGAGAGCTTGCAAATCATCAACACCTTTGCGCGAGATTATTTTGTAGAGGCTATGAATAATACTTCGGAAGGAAAGACAGTGGGCTATTCATATTTTAAAGAGAGGGGATTTACTCCACAAACCATCGAAAAGTTCCAATTGGGATATTGCCCACAGGAAGAAAAATCATTTACCGAAACAGCTCTTGAAAAGGGCTACAAATTGACTTATTTAGAGCAGTTGGGTCTTACAAAATCTAAAGAAGATAGACATTTTGATTTCTTTAGTAGTCGCGTGATATTCCCCATTCATTCTGTTTCAGGGAAAGTACTTGGTTTTGGTGGAAGAACTCTTCGAACAGATAAAAATGTAGCTAAATATTTCAATTCTCCAGAAAGTATTCTTTATGATAAGAGTAGAACTTTGTATGGAATTTATTTTGCTAAAAATGAAATTCTTAAACAAGATAATTGCTTTTTAGTTGAAGGTTATACGGATGTAATTAGCTTATCTCAGGCAGGTGTAGAAAACGTAGTGTCTAGTAGTGGTACTTCTCTAACCATCGGTCAGATAAAGTTAATACAACGATATACCAATAATATTACTGTTTTGTATGATAGTGATGCAGCTGGTATTAAAGCCTCTTTCCGAGGAATTGATATGCTTTTAGAAGCAGGATTAAATGTAAAGGTTCTACTATTTCCAGAAGGGGATGATCCTGATTCTTTTTCTAAACGAGTAAGTAAAGATGAACTGCACACATATTTAAAGGAAAATCAACAAGATTTTGTGGGTTTTAAAACAGAGATATTACTTAAAGAAGCAAATAATGATCCTTTACAGAAAGCAAATCTTATCAAAGAAATTGTTAGTTCCATAGCCTTGATTCCTGATGCTATTACACGTTCTGTATATCTCAAAGAAACAGCAGCTAATTTTGATTTTCAGGAGCAAACACTCCTGAATGAATTGAATAAAATCAGAAGAACCAATGCAGATAAAGAGGCTGGAAATACTGCAATTCCTACGGAAGGACTGATTTCTCATCCATCTAAAAAAACCACTTTGGATAGTGAGAACTTTCGTAGAGACTTCCTTGCTCAAGAGAAAGATGTGATTCGTTTGTTGGTGTTGTATGGCAGTAGAGCTATAGAGTTGCAAGATGATGGAAAAGAGAATACAGACATGAGCGTGTCAGAGTTAATTATTAATGAAATAGAACGAGATCAACTCTATTTTGAAAATCCGTTATTCCAAGAAATTTACAGTCAATGTAGAGAAGGAATTGCTGAAAATATTTTCTATGAATCTCAACATTTTCTACGTAGTTCCAATCAAAAAATAGTACAATTTATTACGGATATTTTATCTACTCAATATGAGGTGAGTGGTAAGTGGTTTTCTAAATACAACATCGATATCACTACAGAAATCCATTTGTTAGCACAAGCTGTTAAAGAATCTCTTTATCTATTTAAGAATGCACATATCCTACGTCGCATTGAAGAAATACAGGATCTACTTAAGGAACATGCGTCTGATGAAGAAAAAACGAGAGATTTACTTGTAGAACTAATAAAATTGGAAAAGATACGTGGTGCTTTTGCCCAGCAATTAAACAGGATAATTTTATAATTTACTTGTTTAGTTTCTCCTGTAATTGTTGTACTTCCTCTTTTAATTCATTGATTATTTCTTGCTGTTCTTGAATAGCCTTTGTAAGTATAACAACCATTTTACTATAGTCTATGGCCCATGTTTCTTTATCTTCATCAACAGGTTTGCTCACCATCTCAGGGAATATATCATAGACTTCTTGTGCTAAGAATCCAAAATCTTTTCTCGTATCTAAATCCACAAATTGAATATTCCCCTTTTCATCAAATTCTCTACTTAGCAGTGTATAATTGTAGGTTTTTACTTGCATTATTTTCTCTAAAGTAGAGGCAAGAGGTTGGATATTTGTCTTACTTCGTTGGTCACTTATTGTGAAATTTCCATAAGCATAAATACCATCTAATTGTATATATGCTAATAATTGTTCGTTCCCGCTTGTATTATAATTTCTAAAATAAAAACCTCTATCATTTGCGCCGTTAGCCGATGTTTGCCCATTAGAAGTTGTATTCCATAAGTCCACCCCACTAGATCCAGGAGAGCGATTCATACCAATAGCTAATGCTCCCACTCCTGTGTTAAAATTATGTCCAGGCATTCCATTATTTCCAATATTATTAGGGTCACAATTGAAATTTCCAAAATATGCAAATCCCCCCGTAACTGAGAATTTAATAAATGGGTTGTCAGAATAAGTTGGATCAGTCGTATTGATATTTATTGAATTCACACGCACGTTTCCATTACTTTTTATTCTCATCTTCTCAGTGAAATTATTTGCATTATTGGTGTAAAAACTGAGATATCCCGATACTTGATGTGCGGAGGAAACCATCTCCAAATAACTTTCAATAGAAGCAGTTTTTCGTAAATCAGTATCTGTTCCTATTGCGCCAGCAGCTGCAAAATTAATTACTCCTTGACGGCTATTATTAGCAATATTCATTCCTGTAAGATTTAATGCGGCAAAGTCATTTATTGTATTTCCCCAGTCATTGATATGAAGTAAAGAAGGAGAACTTCCTGGATTATAATTTGCTGTAAATGTTGTTCCCATTCCGATTCTAAGACCATTAGAACCATCTGACTTAATGCGCATTTTTTCGTAACCATTTGCTACAAATGTAACATCTTGATTATCTGTTGTCCCTATAAAGTTATTATCAGCAGGAGTATTTAATGGACTGGAAGAAGGTGTTGTTCCGATATTTCCATGAAGTAGCCATGATTTTTCCGTTTGAAATCGTACCCATACATTATTCGATCCATCCCAATAATAATAGCCCGGTGTTACATCGTTGGCAGTAGCTAGATTATATACTAATAGGCTATTAGCAGGACTCGACACAGGAGATGCTGAAGTTGTTTGTACTAAATTAATACGAGGGATAAGAACCCCTCTATTATTACTAGTATTAGCATCTATATCTAGCAATGCTGAATTATCTGGTGTGGCACCCGTTTCATTAATCCCTACATTTTGCCCAAAACATAGGAATATTGTAGTAAGAGAGCAAGTGATTAGTATTAACTTTCTCATAAGCAATGTGTTTATTTAAACAAATATATATAAAATATGAGTGAATGAATAGTAATAGTTTATATATTTAGATAATTAATTATTGAAAACGAAGAGTTTATGAGAACAATACTATTTTTTATCTTTTT includes:
- a CDS encoding Na/Pi cotransporter family protein, giving the protein MRNILTRFFSVFCAIIFSLGIHATTATDSVDLFHNVYTTSFEEGLDIYWSVDYQAYEKLLEDNYSIVIAYNTKANASRNSNIKEWGRVDNIPLQETHFTLEHLKGDEKYYFKIGVSNGEQEFWSDRYLSKTKRGWGLFRFMVLIGSLGMFIYGMKIMSEGIQKAAGRTLRNILGSLTSNTFKGALTGFGVTALIQSSSVTTVMTVSFVNAGVLTLLQATGIIMGSNIGTTLTGWIINIFGFEVDLSAYILVLLAIGVPLMFVNKSKLKGIANAIIGFCLFFIGLEFLKGAVPTLGPDSALIHFFINFKDIPFISTLLFVLLGTLLTVIIQASSAALALTMTLVAGGIMPFEVAAAICLGENVGTTITAQLAATVANVHAKRAAWIHTLFNLIGVVWVILLFPYFLEGIKLLMIYFGQGDPFENPKEYANTGIAIFHTAFNICNVLLLIWFAPQLVKLSEFIVKSKGGADEEFHLDYIGTGYMSSPDLSLLEAKKEIAKFGELTSRMSLFARSMLLEKVKKKQRKIAERISKYEDITDRVEVEIANYLNKLTESGLSNETASRIRGMNSIANNLERIGDIFYQISKAIERKEEEKIEFTKKQRHNLIEMFDLVDEAFRIMCENLNKHSADVHIEEAMLAERNINHKRDQLRREYLRTVSEDKDAHLQGGIIYNSIFSSLERVGDHIINVSEGIVGKV
- a CDS encoding 1-acyl-sn-glycerol-3-phosphate acyltransferase, translating into MIYRLLQIIINIGIHLYYREIRINNAKNLELITKKPTIIIANHPNTIMDAFVIGTICKSPVYFMTKATVFTSPLKLRLLKSIKMIPINRNFEKSTKGVDNRNSLSACFQLLKEGKTLGIFPEGTSFQERVLRPLQTGTAKIALETEQQNDWKLGLQVITIGTYYAQPEKFRSDILINIDEPIHIGDFQAKFEEDKKATVNELTEIFRKRLENVLVTTETKEDERLIEEIFQILNTRYISSEIKGIQKEMNEMKDIKESFYLIKESFPERINEIRRSVHTLNVRLGKLKIAPDFLDRKFRTLLFLRQILFSSLFLLFMTPIALFGLIHNFFQYWLTDKIVLRISKDIEYYSSLAIVISAILYPIVYTSFILIISIWLPLHWWGTLIYIILMPTTGLFAFWYFKYLQHIRYKIHFLLLKIGKNRALQELLDEKAKIRSLLNLD
- the dnaG gene encoding DNA primase, with the protein product MSARIPPHIVDEIMNTARIEEVIGEYVQLKKSGSNYKGLSPFTDEKTPSFMVSPAKQIFKCFSTGKGGTVVSFLMEIEQFSYPEALRWLADKYNIQLPEEKPLSEEELQELTERESLQIINTFARDYFVEAMNNTSEGKTVGYSYFKERGFTPQTIEKFQLGYCPQEEKSFTETALEKGYKLTYLEQLGLTKSKEDRHFDFFSSRVIFPIHSVSGKVLGFGGRTLRTDKNVAKYFNSPESILYDKSRTLYGIYFAKNEILKQDNCFLVEGYTDVISLSQAGVENVVSSSGTSLTIGQIKLIQRYTNNITVLYDSDAAGIKASFRGIDMLLEAGLNVKVLLFPEGDDPDSFSKRVSKDELHTYLKENQQDFVGFKTEILLKEANNDPLQKANLIKEIVSSIALIPDAITRSVYLKETAANFDFQEQTLLNELNKIRRTNADKEAGNTAIPTEGLISHPSKKTTLDSENFRRDFLAQEKDVIRLLVLYGSRAIELQDDGKENTDMSVSELIINEIERDQLYFENPLFQEIYSQCREGIAENIFYESQHFLRSSNQKIVQFITDILSTQYEVSGKWFSKYNIDITTEIHLLAQAVKESLYLFKNAHILRRIEEIQDLLKEHASDEEKTRDLLVELIKLEKIRGAFAQQLNRIIL
- a CDS encoding tail fiber domain-containing protein, yielding MRKLILITCSLTTIFLCFGQNVGINETGATPDNSALLDIDANTSNNRGVLIPRINLVQTTSASPVSSPANSLLVYNLATANDVTPGYYYWDGSNNVWVRFQTEKSWLLHGNIGTTPSSSPLNTPADNNFIGTTDNQDVTFVANGYEKMRIKSDGSNGLRIGMGTTFTANYNPGSSPSLLHINDWGNTINDFAALNLTGMNIANNSRQGVINFAAAGAIGTDTDLRKTASIESYLEMVSSAHQVSGYLSFYTNNANNFTEKMRIKSNGNVRVNSININTTDPTYSDNPFIKFSVTGGFAYFGNFNCDPNNIGNNGMPGHNFNTGVGALAIGMNRSPGSSGVDLWNTTSNGQTSANGANDRGFYFRNYNTSGNEQLLAYIQLDGIYAYGNFTISDQRSKTNIQPLASTLEKIMQVKTYNYTLLSREFDEKGNIQFVDLDTRKDFGFLAQEVYDIFPEMVSKPVDEDKETWAIDYSKMVVILTKAIQEQQEIINELKEEVQQLQEKLNK